One window of the Salvia miltiorrhiza cultivar Shanhuang (shh) chromosome 6, IMPLAD_Smil_shh, whole genome shotgun sequence genome contains the following:
- the LOC130989832 gene encoding glucan endo-1,3-beta-glucosidase-like yields MKLSLFIVMFQLGFVISYVAAHSISHAVIHQSKTWCVVTVGAPNDKLQAFLDSTCNELDCKAIRPGGSCYQPNTLQNHASFVLNLFYRARGVCNSELGTPSVNDPSFGKCIYS; encoded by the exons ATGAAACTCTCTTTGTTCATCGTCATGTTTCAACTAGGGTTTGTCATCTCCTACGTCGCTGCACACTCCATTTCTCATGCAGTGATTCACCag AGCAAAACATGGTGTGTGGTGACAGTAGGAGCACCCAACGACAAGCTGCAAGCATTTTTGGATTCAACGTGCAATGAATTGGATTGCAAAGCAATAAGACCAGGTGGTTCTTGCTATCAACCAAATACGTTGCAGAATCATGCATCCTTCGTTCTCAATCTCTTCTATCGCGCTCGCGGCGTCTGCAACTCCGAGCTCGGCACCCCTTCCGTCAACGATCCTT CATTTGGAAAATGTATTTATTCATGA